A genomic region of Eucalyptus grandis isolate ANBG69807.140 chromosome 5, ASM1654582v1, whole genome shotgun sequence contains the following coding sequences:
- the LOC104443934 gene encoding uncharacterized protein LOC104443934 produces MDAVELPYPVDVAAAAVSKLMGSDGFVGRAGVGGGVVAVKKVEPRGGGDSDRVVGIPVIRPCSAIDDKKDVATPANALDMPSQHRSTEAENHRHNHLLPDLHSKDVSQDRPRTDVNFVRSPGSEDGRLPWKAGKVPRSSNTCSKRARSTQVEDASAIILADEVKGLTDKSLTRNGSLEKSHSGKSRTIGNKRGDRRNGKAPVKNRYDAFMMRPCSSSSTVSPGGSNFLGFYGLKSDNRDITKLVDDLSLIDILGGTCKCPSLGKEKGKKSANADDKLTQSVRKACSVLEPLRRGQSQNLAEVDICEDKKISSVLSSTSLAESGAEGDYRDMYSVDPSSSNEGLCGKPETSVDPLDLPLYSPKDLWEKLSLPPPKDLDSLLLDAAKPALSSKSMSDLRSGKQIVRRGCLPPFPWSHAFTGHSRNNSDAAKLSISRSTCQGRWVRVASPVILAANSADCYTDLDSITYNESLVPSVKRKAGVLGSKITSQKCVGIPPWDWSSSSSATCSFPSNPTLAPCGVETENETHESRCPSLLAAARTLCGIASKEAGRSSLNWSRKPLQKALKPRKLKSSKNCEDLVTPKSETKDVTNNLDQILSTKKPKLSNMDICFTKPPMSWSTPRSSRSSPSRSVRDFVAETRHSVSSISKQSSMLPPAARVFDKACDSHQKPKTSIPLHWSRGRDGLH; encoded by the exons ATGGACGCGGTGGAGCTGCCTTATCCGGTTGACGTTGCGGCGGCTGCGGTGTCTAAGCTCATGGGGTCGGATGGGTTCGTCGGTAGAGCTGGCGTTGGTGGGGGCGTTGTGGCGGTCAAgaaggtcgagcctcgcggcGGGGGCGATTCGGACCGCGTGGTTGGGATCCCCGTGATCAGGCCGTGCAGCGCGATCGATGACAAGAAAG ATGTGGCAACTCCTGCAAATGCTTTGGACATGCCTTCCCAGCATAGAAGTACAGAAGCTGAAAATCATAGGCATAATCATCTACTGCCAGATTTGCATAGTAAAGATGTATCTCAAGATCGTCCCAGGACTGATGTGAATTTTGTTCGTAGCCCTGGTTCTGAAGATGGTCGATTGCCTTGGAAAGCAGGGAAAGTTCCAAGGAGCAGTAATACATGCTCCAAGAGAGCACGAAGCACTCAAGTGGAAGATGCTTCAGCAATTATTTTAGCTGATGAAGTTAAGGGACTCACAGACAAATCCTTGACAAGAAATGGCTCTTTAG AGAAAAGTCATTCGGGGAAATCGAGGACTATTGGCAATAAACGGGGTGATAGAAGAAATGGCAAAGCCCCTGTGAAGAATAGATATGATGCTTTCATGATGAGGCCTTGTTCTTCAAGTTCCACGGTCTCTCCGGGAGGAAGCAATTTTCTAG GGTTCTATGGTCTGAAGTCAGATAATCGTGATATTACAAAGCTTGTGGATGACCTGTCATTGATCGACATCCTTGGGGGTACATGCAAATGCCCTAGTTTAGGcaaagagaaagggaagaaatcaGCTAATGCGGATGATAAATTAACTCAATCAGTTAGAAAGGCATGCTCTGTGCTTGAGCCCCTGAGACGAGGCCAATCCCAAAATCTTGCTGAGGTGGACATTTGCGAAGACAAGAAAATATCCTCTGTGTTAAGCTCCACATCCCTTGCAGAAAGTGGTGCCGAGGGTGATTACAGGGACATGTACTCGGTTGACCCCTCTTCATCCAATGAG GGCCTCTGTGGGAAGCCAGAGACCTCTGTGGATCCTCTTGATTTGCCACTTTATAGTCCGAAAGACCTATGGGAGAAATTGTCACTTCCTCCACCTAAAGATTTGGACTCCTTGCTCCTGGATGCTGCAAAACCTGCTTTATCTTCAAAGAGCATGTCTGATCTACGTTCAGGCAAGCAAATAGTTCGCCGAGGTTGCTTGCCGCCTTTTCCATGGTCACATGCCTTTACTGGACATTCTCGGAATAATTCTGATGCCGCTAAATTGTCCATTAGTAGGAGTACTTGCCAGGGCAGATGGGTAAGGGTAGCGAGTCCTGTGATTTTGGCTGCAAATTCAGCTGATTGTTACACAGACTTGGACTCTATCACCTATAACGAGAGCCTGGTTCCCTctgtaaaaagaaaagcaggGGTTTTGGGAAGTAAAATTACTTCTCAAAAATGTGTTGGCATTCCGCCATGGGACTGGTCGTCATCTTCTTCTGCAACTTGCTCTTTTCCCTCCAACCCAACTCTGG CACCATGTGGAGTTGAGACGGAGAATGAGACTCATG AGAGCCGTTGCCCAAGTCTTTTAGCTGCTGCACGAACCTTGTGTGGTATTGCAAGCAAAGAAGCTGGGAGGTCTTCACTGAACTGGTCAAGAAAGCCTCTACAGAAGGCACTCAAGCCTCGGAAGTTGAAGTCGAGCAAAAATTGTGAGGACCTTGTGACACCAAAATCAGAGACCAAAGATGTCACCAATAATTTGGACCAAATACTATCAACGAAGAAGCCTAAGCTCTCCAACATGGACATCTGCTTTACTAAACCTCCAATGAGTTGGTCTACCCCGAGATCGAGCAGATCATCACCAAGCAGATCAGTCAGGGACTTTGTTGCTGAAACTAGACATTCCGTGAGTAGCATCTCAAAGCAATCGAGCATGTTGCCACCAGCGGCACGGGTTTTTGATAAGGCTTGCGACAGCCATCAGAAGCCCAAAACCTCCATACCGTTGCATTGGAGCAGAGGCAGGGATGGTCTACACTGA
- the LOC104443935 gene encoding protein LURP-one-related 17 gives MFLFLKHLSRTVHEEQQIENEYNRLASSFKTIPNGDRRRIGEPRHENDDGREACVSFTVWRKSLLTDCNGFTVIDSRGDIVYRVDSYGGRPREVVLMDRAGKSVLTLRRLKKLLARLDDWLVYEGEAGDDDGPSYKSGKRSRKKPICCVRRRVGVLRAASGAIAYVCRATPAKAREYVIEGSYANRSCKVLEASSRDVVAEIKRKEASLGGGSFGTEVFVLVVRPGFDCSFAMALVLLLDQMFS, from the exons ATGTTCCTGTTCCTGAAACATCTATCAAGAACCGTCCACGAAGAGCAGCAGATCGAGAATGAATACAACCGCCTCGCGTCCTCGTTCAAGACGATCCCGAACGGGGATCGACGCCGGATCGGAGAGCCCCGCCACGAGAACGACGACGGGCGAGAGGCCTGCGTTTCCTTCACGGTGTGGAGGAAGTCGCTCCTCACCGACTGCAATGGCTTCACGGTCATCGACTCGCGCGGGGATATAGTCTACCGAGTCGACAGCTATGGCGGGCGCCCGCGGGAGGTCGTCCTCATGGACCGCGCCGGCAAATCCGTCCTCACACTGCGCCGTCTCAAG AAACTCCTTGCGAGGCTGGACGACTGGCTGGTCTACGAAGGCGAGGCAGGCGACGACGATGGGCCCTCTTACAAGTCCGGCAAACGATCAAGAAAGAAGCCCATCTGCTGCGTGAGGAGGCGGGTCGGCGTCCTACGCGCCGCTTCCGGTGCGATCGCGTACGTGTGCCGCGCCACGCCGGCCAAGGCGCGGGAGTATGTCATCGAGGGGTCATATGCGAACCGGTCGTGTAAAGTGCTCGAGGCGTCGTCGCGGGACGTGGTGGcggagatcaagaggaaggaggccAGCCTCGGCGGGGGGTCGTTCGGGACGGAGGTGTTTGTGCTGGTGGTGAGGCCGGGGTTCGACTGCAGTTTCGCCATGGCTCTCGTTCTGCTGCTGGATCAAATGTTTTCCTAG